In a genomic window of Seriola aureovittata isolate HTS-2021-v1 ecotype China chromosome 11, ASM2101889v1, whole genome shotgun sequence:
- the ormdl1 gene encoding ORM1-like protein 1, which translates to MNVGVAHSEVNPNTRVMNSRGIWLTYALGVGILHIVLLSIPFFSVPVVWTLTNVIHNFGMYVFMHAVKGTPFETPDQGKARLLTHWEQLDYGVQFTSSRKFFTISPIILYFLASFYTKYDTTHFVINTASLLSVLIPKLPQLHGVRIFGINKY; encoded by the exons ATGAATGTGGGTGTGGCACACAGTGAGGTGAACCCAAACACTCGAGTGATGAACAGTCGAGGGATCTGGCTGACATATGCGCTTGGTGTTGGAATACTTCACATTGTGCTCTTGAGCATACCCTTCTTCAGTGTGCCAGTGGTCTGGACTCTAACTAATGTCATTCACAACTTT GGAatgtatgtgtttatgcatgCGGTGAAGGGCACACCTTTTGAGACCCCGGACCAAGGAAAAGCCAGACTTCTTACACATTGGGAACAGCTCGACTACGGCGTGCAGTTCACCTCATCTAGAAAGTTCTTCACCATCTCTCCAATCATTCT aTACTTCCTGGCAAGTTTCTACACAAAGTATGACACGACACACTTTGTGATAAACACTGCCTCACTTTTGAGCGTCCTGATTCCCAAGCTGCCACAACTACACGGAGTGAGAATTTTCGGCATCAATAAGTATTAA